A window of Ananas comosus cultivar F153 linkage group 4, ASM154086v1, whole genome shotgun sequence contains these coding sequences:
- the LOC109708401 gene encoding single-stranded DNA-binding protein, mitochondrial isoform X2 codes for MGSLRIGFLKRLNEVLTQPRTSFGIHRSLKAWNSTMSFDEFAEKNDMDDDDDPIVDKRNLEPQSVDPKKGWNFRGVHKAIICGKIGQPPLQKILRNGKTVTIFTVGTGGMFDQRIIGGENLPRPAQWHRIAVHNEQLGAYAVQQLVKNSAVFVEGDIETRVYNDNINGQVKNIPEICVRRDGKVRLIKSGDVASSISLDELRDGLF; via the exons ATGGGTTCACTAAGAATTGGATTTCTTAAGCGCTTGAACGAGGTTTTAACACAGCCTCGAACTTCATTTG GCATTCATAGAAGCTTAAAAGCATGGAACTCCACCATGTCATTTGATGAGTTTGCAGAGAAGAATGACATggacgatgatgatgatcctATAGTTGACAAGAGAAACTTGGAACCCCAAAGTGTTGATCCAAAAAAAGGTTGGAATTTCAGAGGTGTGCACAAG GCAATTATTTGTGGCAAAATTGGGCAACCTCCGCTGCAGAAAATATTGAGGAACGGTAAAACCGTCACTATATTCACTGTTGGAACAGGGGGTATGTTTGATCAAAGAATTATTGGAGGAGAGAACCTTCCAAGGCCAGCACAGTGGCACCGAATAGCAGTTCATAACGAGCAACTTGGTGCATATGCTGTTCAGCAATTAGTGAAGAA TTCTGCAGTTTTTGTTGAAGGGGATATTGAGACTAGAGTTTATAATGACAACATCAATGGTCAAGTAAAAAATATACCTGAGATATGCGTGCGACGTGATG GCAAGGTTCGTTTGATTAAATCTGGGGATGTTGCTTCCAGTATATCATTGGATGAGCTAA GGGATGGATTATTCTAA
- the LOC109708401 gene encoding single-stranded DNA-binding protein, mitochondrial isoform X1, with amino-acid sequence MHFRLIMGSLRIGFLKRLNEVLTQPRTSFGIHRSLKAWNSTMSFDEFAEKNDMDDDDDPIVDKRNLEPQSVDPKKGWNFRGVHKAIICGKIGQPPLQKILRNGKTVTIFTVGTGGMFDQRIIGGENLPRPAQWHRIAVHNEQLGAYAVQQLVKNSAVFVEGDIETRVYNDNINGQVKNIPEICVRRDGKVRLIKSGDVASSISLDELRDGLF; translated from the exons ATGCATTTTAG GCTGATCATGGGTTCACTAAGAATTGGATTTCTTAAGCGCTTGAACGAGGTTTTAACACAGCCTCGAACTTCATTTG GCATTCATAGAAGCTTAAAAGCATGGAACTCCACCATGTCATTTGATGAGTTTGCAGAGAAGAATGACATggacgatgatgatgatcctATAGTTGACAAGAGAAACTTGGAACCCCAAAGTGTTGATCCAAAAAAAGGTTGGAATTTCAGAGGTGTGCACAAG GCAATTATTTGTGGCAAAATTGGGCAACCTCCGCTGCAGAAAATATTGAGGAACGGTAAAACCGTCACTATATTCACTGTTGGAACAGGGGGTATGTTTGATCAAAGAATTATTGGAGGAGAGAACCTTCCAAGGCCAGCACAGTGGCACCGAATAGCAGTTCATAACGAGCAACTTGGTGCATATGCTGTTCAGCAATTAGTGAAGAA TTCTGCAGTTTTTGTTGAAGGGGATATTGAGACTAGAGTTTATAATGACAACATCAATGGTCAAGTAAAAAATATACCTGAGATATGCGTGCGACGTGATG GCAAGGTTCGTTTGATTAAATCTGGGGATGTTGCTTCCAGTATATCATTGGATGAGCTAA GGGATGGATTATTCTAA